From Acropora muricata isolate sample 2 chromosome 14, ASM3666990v1, whole genome shotgun sequence, one genomic window encodes:
- the LOC136898178 gene encoding tubulin polyglutamylase TTLL7-like, translating into MEIPPSRRRTPSVASSNNNVENLSTLAREKMTLFEKSEVNNDLDNEGSENECLGLVNEEFCDDNGARRRVNSHGKRYHCGGSKQKKRCVRKRRVTANLAGTKYDIVRKVCHQNGMLITKDEDHSSSFLIWSDTAVSVERIIELKTFQKINHFPSMGEICRKDNLARNMAKMQRAHPDEYNFIPQTWIIPAEYASFQGYCRELKKRKKHKTFIAKPANGAMGNGISLIRNGDRIPTHEQMVIQEYIDKPLLLEGFKFDLRVYVLVTSCDPLRIFLYKDGLVRMGTQAYEPPTDENLDELFMHLTNYSINKHNENFHRVDSDDSGSKRSLKFLNEWLQSLGYDVNFLWQSITDVLIKTLIVSQPHILHSYRMCRPGAPPASESVCFEILGFDILLDRKLRPWLLEVNRSPSFGTDTKLDSEIKGGVLSDTFNLLNIRASDRKRGLAAEKAEAQKRLLMQPKRSEYSLSELEKKKMILNKRRTELKDRLNHIRRDAAREEFENMNMGNFRRIFPPEDKTRMEKYNGLLADAYKLFLSGRATSLQKDTNQPFSTLREEEILDLLEQCETDENVTFDMKSGIRPIRKGPKPLPCMPSAKPTSSKNDLSSPSSSVCSTTHPLSSTPSSSFRPASAQKAPNSANHSFALSRSTTQRIVTSSCSPPMKFNPVVDSAFLDAAVREREEELNRRTLEALLDMRIKFPGKTDEEAEMILESIQNNWKFHKPRVASYWLVKLDSIKRRKVVDIVKTNVRAILQRVWRASEVDNLRLCRVFSRVFNRLLWSHGQGLWTCFSNLGNSWETIFSKSTDVLSLTEMSCCRRIVQLCRDCLLIVYQFAADAKAAGAGAVLSESTMPQEAYTRPSGVPRRTPDLTSQQALSERMAKYYRTGPQLAQGNL; encoded by the exons ATGGAGATTCCACCGTCGCGTCGAAGAACGCCTTCTGTTGCCTCGAGCAACAACAACGTTGAAAATTTGTCCACCTTGGCAAGAGAGAAAATGACTTTATTCGAGAAAAGTGAGGTCAATAATGACCTTGACAACGAAGGAAGCGAAAATGAATGTCTTGGACTAGTCAACGAGGAATTTTGCGATGACAACGGAGCTCGAAGGCGGGTAAACTCGCATGGCAAACGTTATCATTGTGGCGGAAGCAAGCAAAAAAAGCGATGTGTTCGTAAACGGCGAGTTACAGCCAATTTGGCAGGAACGAAGTATGATATTG TTCGTAAAGTTTGCCATCAAAACGGTATGCTAATTACAAAGGACGAGGATCATTCTTCGAG CTTTCTTATCTGGAGTGATACGGCAGTCTCTGTGGAGAGGATTATAGAGCTCAAAACCTTTCAG aaaattaatcaTTTTCCCAGCATGGGAGAAATTTGTCGAAAGGACAACCTCGCCAGGAACATGGCCAA AATGCAACGTGCTCACCCAGATGAATACAACTTCATCCCACAAACCTGGATCATCCCAGCGGA ATACGCCTCATTTCAAGGTTATTGCAGGGAGctaaagaagagaaagaaacacaaaacattTATTGCCAAACCTGCCAATGGTGCCATGGGAAATGG GATTTCCTTAATTCGTAATGGTGATAGAATCCCCACCCACGAGCAGATGgtaattcaagaatatattgaCAAG CCACTCCTTCTTGAGGGATTCAAGTTTGATCTAAGAGTCTATGTTTTAGTTACATCTTGCGATCCATTGAGGATATTTCTGTATAAAGATGGACTT gTTCGCATGGGAACACAAGCTTATGAGCCTCCAACTGACGAAAATTTG gATGAGCTGTTCATGCATCTTACAAATTATTCCATAAATAAGCACAACGAAAATTTCCATCGAGTTGACAGCGACGACAGTGGTAGCAAAAg GTCTTTAAAATTCCTTAATGAATGGCTGCAATCCTTGGGCTACGATGTCAACTTTCTGTGGCAAAGCATTACG GATGTCCTTATAAAGACCTTGATTGTTTCCCAGCCTCATATTCTTCATTCATACCGCATGTGTCGCCCGGGTGCACCGCCCGCCAGCGAAAGCGTCTGTTTTGAAATTCTTGGATTTGATATCTTGTTGGACAGGAAACTCAGACCGTGGCTTTTAGAG GTAAATCGCTCACCCAGCTTCGGTACTGATACAAAACTGGACAGTGAGATCAAGGGTGGAGTATTATCGGACACATTCAACTTGCTTAATATTAG GGCAAGCGACAGGAAACGAGGATTGGCGGCTGAGAAGGCAGAAGCCCAGAAGAGACTGTTGATGCAACCGAAAAGAAGCGAGTATTCCTTATCG gaattggaaaagaaaaagatgatttTAAACAAGAGACGAACGGAGCTG AAAGACAGATTGAATCATATAAGACGAGACGCTGCAAGAGAAGAATTTGAGAATATGAATATG GGGAATTTTCGCCGGATATTTCCCCCAGAAGACAAGACCAGGATGGAAAAATATAACGGCCTGCTAGCTGACGCTTATAAGCTTTTTCTCTCAG GACGAGCTACTTCGCTGCAGAAGGACACCAACCAGCCTTTCAGTACACTTAGG GAAGAAGAAATTCTCGATTTATTGGAACAGTGTGAAACTGACGAAAATGTTACCTTCGATATGAAATCTGGAATCCGTCCGATAAGGAAGGGTCCCAAG CCTTTGCCCTGCATGCCAAGTGCAAAACCCACGTCGAGTAAAAATGATTTGTCATCACCTTCATCGTCTGTGTGTTCAACCACGCATCCACTCTCGTCAACTCCTTCGTCATCATTTCGTCCCGCATCGGCGCAAAAGGCGCCAAACTCAGCGAATCACAGCTTTGCACTATCACGTTCCACCACGCAGAGAATTGTGACATCATCATGCTCTCCTCCAATGAAATTCAACCCTGTTGTG GACTCAGCTTTCCTTGATGCCGCGGTTCGAGAGAGAGAAGAAGAACTAAATAGGCGAACACTAGAGGCCTTGCTCGACATGAGAATAAAATTTCCAGGCAAAACGGACGAAGAAGCAGAAATGATTTTAGAGAGT ATTCAAAATAACTGGAAATTTCATAAACCGAGGGTGGCATCCTACTGGCTAGTAAAACTTGACTCGATAAAACGGAGGAAG GTTGTGGATATTGTGAAGACAAATGTACGGGCCATCTTACAGCGCGTATGGCGTGCCTCGGAGGTCGATAACCTTCGCCTTTGTCGTGTCTTCTCGCGTGTTTTCAACCGGCTGTTGTGGAGTCACGGACAAGGACTATGGACCTGCTTCTCTAACTTAGG AAACTCTTGGGAGACCATTTTCAGTAAAAGCACAGACGTGTTATCATTG ACTGAAATGAGTTGCTGCCGTCGCATTGTGCAACTGTGTCGCGATTGTTTGCTGATTGTTTATCAGTTTGCCGCTGACGCTAAGGCTGCAGGCGCTGGAGCTGTTTTGTCGGAATCAACGATGCCTCAGGAGGCGTATACAAG ACCAAGCGGTGTTCCACGAAGGACACCAGATCTTACGTCACAGCAAGCTTTATCAGAAAGGATGGCAAAATATTATAGAACGGGACCTCAGTTAGCACAAGGAAACTTATGA
- the LOC136899153 gene encoding aspartate and serine-rich protein-like, translating into MNSTLLGYNNGDDYDEDDENEDDDDDTDDDDDNDDDEKGDDDDDGDDYDNDDEDGKGDDDEEDDDEDKDDDDDSRDDDDKDDDDDKDDDDDSRDNDDKDDDDDSRDDDDKDDDDDSRDDDDKDDDDDSRDDDDKDDDDDSRDDDDKDDDGVVIVLSCKIIFFNH; encoded by the coding sequence ATGAATTCGACCCTACTCGGTTATAACAATGGCGACGACTACGATGAAGATGACGAAAACGaggatgatgacgatgacaccgacgatgatgatgataacgatgacGATGAGAAGggtgatgacgatgacgatggtGATGATTATGACAACGATGATGAGGATGGCAAGGGTGATGACGATGAAGAGGATGATGACGAAGACAaggatgatgacgatgacagtcgtgatgacgatgacaaggatgatgacgatgacaaagatgatgacgatgacagtCGTGATAACGATGACAaggatgatgacgatgacagtcgtgatgacgatgacaaggatgatgacgatgacagtcgtgatgacgatgacaaggatgatgacgatgacagtcgtgatgacgatgacaaggatgatgacgatgacagtCGTGATGACGATGACAAGGATGATGACGGTGTCGTTATTGTTCTTAgctgtaaaatcattttttttaatcac